One Polycladomyces zharkentensis genomic region harbors:
- a CDS encoding ABC transporter permease has product MKVMSKINRQSSFWVSLISVVLGLLVGAVAMTAAGYSPLLAYGALFQSALFQPYDLGETIRTISPLILTGLAVALAFRTGLFNIGVEGQFIMGQLAAVIVGLKMQLPPVIHALVAMIAGGLAGALWAFLPGLLKAKRGVHEVITTIMLNFIALYLSNVLVRTWLTNGADSTDRIADTASLQWSTLSALFGGARIHLGILFALLMAFFMYYLLWRTKWGFELRAVGFNPYASEYAGMRVDRNIIFSMMISGFFAGLAGAGELLGTQGYLAIQGGFTGIGFDGIAVALLGGNTPVGVVLSAVLFGVLTYGGNNMQYAAQVPFEVIRIVFAAIILFVAANVSGWLLGWFRSRKKGRVESHA; this is encoded by the coding sequence ATGAAAGTGATGTCCAAAATCAATCGCCAATCGTCGTTCTGGGTATCGCTGATCTCCGTGGTGCTGGGTTTGTTGGTCGGTGCCGTCGCCATGACCGCGGCCGGCTACAGTCCGCTCCTGGCCTATGGTGCGTTGTTTCAAAGCGCGTTGTTCCAACCGTATGATTTGGGCGAGACGATCCGAACCATTTCTCCGCTGATTTTGACCGGACTGGCTGTGGCGCTGGCGTTTCGCACCGGTTTGTTCAACATCGGAGTGGAAGGCCAATTTATTATGGGTCAATTGGCGGCGGTGATCGTGGGCTTGAAGATGCAACTCCCGCCGGTGATCCACGCATTGGTGGCCATGATCGCAGGTGGATTGGCCGGGGCGCTGTGGGCTTTCCTTCCCGGATTGCTGAAGGCCAAGCGCGGCGTTCATGAAGTGATCACCACCATCATGTTGAACTTTATCGCGTTGTATTTGTCCAATGTGCTGGTGCGCACGTGGCTGACCAACGGTGCCGACTCCACCGACCGGATCGCCGACACGGCCTCGTTGCAATGGTCGACTCTTTCCGCCTTGTTCGGGGGAGCGCGCATTCATCTCGGCATCCTGTTTGCGCTCTTGATGGCCTTTTTCATGTATTATCTGCTCTGGCGAACCAAGTGGGGCTTCGAACTGCGGGCCGTCGGTTTTAACCCGTACGCTTCCGAATATGCCGGTATGCGTGTGGATCGAAATATCATTTTCTCCATGATGATCAGCGGTTTCTTTGCCGGTTTGGCAGGTGCGGGAGAATTGTTGGGAACGCAAGGATATCTGGCCATTCAAGGCGGGTTTACCGGAATCGGGTTCGACGGGATCGCCGTGGCCCTGTTGGGAGGCAACACACCGGTCGGCGTTGTCCTGTCAGCGGTGTTGTTCGGTGTGTTGACTTACGGAGGAAACAACATGCAGTATGCCGCTCAGGTTCCGTTTGAAGTGATTCGGATCGTGTTTGCGGCGATCATCCTCTTCGTGGCGGCCAATGTGTCCGGGTGGTTACTGGGTTGGTTCCGTTCGCGGAAAAAAGGGAGGGTAGAATCGCATGCTTAA
- a CDS encoding ABC transporter permease yields the protein MLNTLTSILQTTILYSTPLILAAMGGLYSERSGVVNIALEGLMTIGAFTAAVTTIFTGNPWLGLLAAMVAGILFALPHAVASITFKADQVVSGVAINFLAFGLSVYLVKHLYNGAAQTPVVKETLSRMPIPGLSDIPVIGSALFNAFPTTYLAFVIVAASYFILYYTPFGMRLRAVGEHPKAAETAGVSVIRMRYVAVMISGALAGLGGAGLSIAIGSEFNQATVAGQGFIALAALIFGKWHPLGAFFAALFFGFAVALALIGQLFGWTQYVPSEVLNMLPYVLTILALAGFVGRAEAPAAIGKPYEKDSR from the coding sequence ATGCTTAACACCTTGACCAGCATTCTGCAAACGACGATCTTGTATTCAACACCGCTGATTTTGGCCGCGATGGGCGGGCTGTACTCGGAGCGTTCCGGTGTGGTAAACATCGCGTTGGAAGGGCTGATGACGATCGGAGCATTCACCGCCGCGGTGACGACGATTTTCACCGGAAATCCGTGGCTGGGGTTATTGGCGGCGATGGTGGCCGGTATATTGTTTGCCCTGCCGCATGCCGTGGCATCGATCACGTTTAAAGCGGATCAGGTGGTCAGCGGGGTGGCGATCAACTTCCTCGCGTTTGGTTTGTCTGTTTATTTAGTGAAACATTTGTACAACGGAGCGGCACAAACCCCTGTGGTGAAAGAAACATTGTCCCGCATGCCGATCCCCGGATTGAGCGACATTCCCGTGATCGGTTCCGCGTTGTTCAACGCGTTTCCCACGACGTACCTGGCTTTTGTCATCGTGGCTGCTTCCTATTTCATTCTCTACTACACACCTTTTGGAATGCGCCTGCGTGCGGTGGGAGAACATCCCAAAGCGGCGGAAACGGCCGGGGTTTCCGTGATCCGGATGCGGTACGTGGCCGTGATGATCAGTGGAGCATTGGCTGGTCTCGGCGGCGCGGGGTTGTCCATCGCCATCGGCAGTGAGTTTAACCAAGCGACAGTGGCGGGACAAGGTTTTATCGCGTTGGCTGCGTTGATTTTCGGCAAATGGCATCCGCTGGGCGCCTTTTTCGCCGCGCTTTTCTTCGGGTTTGCGGTGGCACTGGCGTTGATAGGGCAATTGTTCGGATGGACACAATATGTACCGAGCGAAGTGCTCAATATGTTGCCCTACGTGTTGACCATTCTCGCATTGGCCGGCTTCGTCGGAAGGGCGGAAGCCCCGGCGGCGATCGGGAAACCGTATGAAAAAGACAGTCGGTGA
- a CDS encoding alkaline phosphatase family protein, with product MSKRALWLLAMLMIVAIVVPTLIPGPAPSPERSSRPKRTVVVLLADSLTAREIDKGIRLGRLPSLSRLIRHGQYKKDMVSVFPTMSVVIDQSLITGTYPDQHRIPALQWYNPQEGRVINYGDTIAHVRQQGILRTARWFLDYNQRHLNPRTETIHEALLRRGYLSGTINMTAYRGPFAHPIPFTGQTIRGPAWLALGPYVSLTRTDGDETTSLSPTLYRNKDGLRLLSRWLRDPNHPDLIMVYLPDTDKTAHQLGPNRWEPVAKLDRELHELITSLGSWDSVLRDHVFVLVGDSGVVAGKQDAKHLIHLKQLASSYRLLPYGVSTRERTADVAIASNERMAVVHPLRATVSLDRLIEQYRHMPGIDWVIMQNGQDVLVWHGAHQLRFRPAGPWRDPYGQTWHLEGDPRVLDLRLDPRRHLIQFGRYPDALRLVKGGIGAQRGPCVMLTSLPGYEFEWGTSSLPNRGSHGGASSQELLVPILVSDTSLPLPRTLRVVDLKQWLIRLVETQHRLDGSR from the coding sequence ATGAGCAAACGAGCGCTTTGGCTACTCGCCATGCTGATGATCGTCGCCATCGTTGTTCCGACATTGATCCCGGGCCCGGCACCCTCGCCCGAACGGTCATCACGTCCGAAACGAACCGTCGTGGTTTTGCTGGCGGATTCGCTCACAGCCAGAGAAATTGATAAAGGGATTCGCCTCGGACGTCTCCCGTCCCTGTCGCGTTTGATCCGGCACGGTCAATACAAAAAAGACATGGTCAGCGTGTTTCCCACGATGAGCGTGGTGATCGACCAATCCCTGATCACCGGTACCTATCCCGATCAGCACCGCATTCCGGCTCTGCAATGGTACAATCCTCAGGAAGGGCGGGTCATCAACTACGGCGACACGATTGCACACGTGCGCCAGCAAGGGATCTTGCGTACCGCACGCTGGTTTCTGGACTACAATCAACGCCACCTCAATCCCCGGACAGAGACCATTCATGAAGCGCTTCTGCGTAGAGGATACCTTTCCGGTACCATCAACATGACCGCGTATCGCGGACCGTTTGCCCACCCCATCCCGTTCACCGGGCAAACCATCCGAGGACCCGCTTGGTTGGCACTGGGACCTTATGTTTCCCTTACGCGTACCGACGGTGACGAAACGACGAGCCTGTCACCCACACTCTATCGAAACAAAGATGGACTGCGATTGTTATCCCGCTGGCTGCGCGATCCCAACCATCCCGACCTGATTATGGTGTATCTGCCGGACACAGACAAAACGGCACATCAATTGGGTCCGAATCGATGGGAACCGGTGGCGAAATTGGACCGGGAGCTACATGAGCTCATCACGTCCTTGGGGTCCTGGGATTCGGTTCTGCGGGATCATGTATTCGTCTTGGTGGGAGACAGCGGGGTCGTCGCAGGAAAACAGGATGCCAAACATCTGATTCACTTAAAACAACTGGCTTCCTCCTATCGGTTACTGCCGTACGGTGTCTCCACACGTGAACGAACCGCTGACGTGGCCATCGCCTCCAACGAGCGGATGGCCGTTGTCCACCCCTTGAGGGCAACTGTCTCGTTGGACCGGTTGATCGAACAATACCGGCACATGCCTGGAATCGATTGGGTGATCATGCAAAACGGACAAGATGTCCTGGTGTGGCACGGGGCTCACCAACTGCGTTTCCGTCCGGCGGGACCATGGCGTGATCCCTACGGCCAAACATGGCACCTCGAAGGAGATCCTCGCGTGTTGGATCTTCGATTGGACCCTCGGCGCCATCTGATTCAATTCGGTCGATATCCCGACGCCCTGCGACTGGTGAAAGGGGGCATCGGCGCCCAACGCGGACCTTGTGTCATGTTGACCTCCCTTCCGGGATATGAATTCGAATGGGGCACCTCATCCCTGCCCAACCGTGGCAGCCACGGCGGTGCCAGCAGCCAGGAACTGCTCGTTCCCATTCTGGTGAGCGACACCTCTCTCCCCCTGCCGCGTACGCTAAGGGTGGTGGATTTGAAACAGTGGCTGATCCGGTTGGTGGAAACGCAACACCGTCTGGACGGCTCACGCTGA
- the yfmF gene encoding EF-P 5-aminopentanol modification-associated protein YfmF — MSYARFQTVPVGNLRVHVCATDKFKTNTLSAMIQQELSPQIVTKTALLPLVLQRGTETYPTTLQLKQRLEELYGANLFADVYKRGERHVLQVGLEIANEQYLRAPASLLEEGVAFLSEVLTRPVTENGGFKESYVAAEKKNLKQKIESLKDDKIRYAAQRCIEEMCAGEPYSLFNYGRSEDLDHIDAQSLYTYYRDLIRLRPIDLFFVGNVSVDEVVRLVERHFPTDQAERVPVETGEVRHTVNEVKEVVDRLDVKQGKLNLGCRTQVSIRDDDYVALMMYNGILGGFPHSKLFVNVREKASLAYYASSRLESHKGIMTIQSGIEIANYQRAVDIIREQLDAMRQGDINEVELEQTKATLINQLRERQDRSYDLIDAEYHSILSGRPRPLEQLVEELKQVTKADVQRVAEKVQLDTIYFLRDKGEGTADAAN; from the coding sequence GTGAGCTACGCTCGATTTCAAACGGTTCCGGTTGGCAATTTGCGTGTTCATGTATGTGCAACGGATAAATTTAAAACCAACACCCTATCCGCGATGATCCAACAGGAACTGTCACCGCAAATCGTTACGAAAACGGCGCTGTTGCCCCTAGTGTTGCAAAGGGGAACGGAAACCTACCCGACAACTTTGCAGTTGAAACAACGATTGGAAGAACTGTACGGTGCCAATCTGTTTGCCGATGTATACAAACGCGGGGAGCGTCATGTGCTGCAAGTGGGATTGGAGATCGCCAACGAACAATATTTGCGCGCTCCGGCTTCTCTGTTGGAAGAGGGAGTTGCTTTTCTCAGTGAGGTATTGACGCGTCCCGTCACGGAAAACGGCGGATTTAAGGAATCTTATGTGGCGGCGGAAAAAAAGAACCTCAAACAAAAAATCGAGAGCCTGAAGGACGACAAAATCCGCTATGCCGCCCAACGATGCATCGAAGAAATGTGCGCGGGGGAACCGTACAGTTTGTTCAACTACGGCAGGTCGGAGGATTTGGATCACATCGATGCCCAATCGTTGTATACATATTATCGCGATTTGATTCGCCTTCGTCCCATTGATCTGTTCTTTGTCGGCAATGTGTCGGTCGATGAGGTGGTTCGGCTGGTCGAGCGACATTTTCCGACTGATCAGGCGGAACGTGTACCCGTGGAAACGGGCGAGGTGCGGCATACCGTAAATGAGGTCAAGGAAGTGGTGGATCGTCTGGATGTCAAGCAGGGCAAGCTCAACCTGGGTTGCCGCACGCAGGTTTCCATCCGCGATGACGATTACGTTGCGCTGATGATGTACAACGGCATTCTGGGCGGATTTCCGCATTCCAAGTTGTTTGTCAACGTGCGTGAAAAAGCGAGCTTGGCTTATTACGCATCCTCGCGGCTGGAGAGTCACAAGGGCATCATGACGATTCAGTCCGGGATCGAAATCGCCAACTATCAACGGGCGGTCGACATCATCCGGGAGCAGCTGGACGCGATGCGTCAAGGTGATATCAATGAAGTGGAATTGGAGCAAACCAAAGCCACGTTGATCAACCAATTGCGGGAACGGCAGGATCGCTCTTATGACTTGATCGACGCGGAATACCATTCGATTTTGAGCGGCAGGCCACGCCCGCTGGAACAATTGGTGGAAGAGCTGAAACAAGTCACCAAAGCGGATGTGCAACGCGTGGCGGAAAAAGTGCAGCTGGACACGATCTATTTCCTGCGCGACAAAGGGGAGGGAACGGCAGATGCAGCAAATTGA
- the yfmH gene encoding EF-P 5-aminopentanol modification-associated protein YfmH, which translates to MQQIEHPQLKETLYHEQLPNGLEVYLLPKPGFFKTYATFTTRYGSIDNHFQPPGEEEIRVPDGIAHFLEHKMFEEEDGDVFTRFSKQGASANAFTSFDRTAYLFSATDQIKENLMTLIDFVQRPYFTDQNVEKEKGIIAQEIRMYDDNPEWRSYFGLIEAMYQRHPVRIDIAGTVESIAKIDKETLYKCYETFYHPSNMVLFVVGSIEPDTTMQWIRENQAAKPFDKQAEIKRFYPEEPETVAEKRKEIRLTVGIPKCLFGFKENRIGLTGDDFLKQELATQLVLEALFGPGSDLYQSLYDDGLIDDNFGFDYTLEQGYGFSIVGGDTPDPDKLTQRVENELPPRVQTGIQPDAFERIRKKKIGQYLRYLNSPEWIANQFTRYRFNGADLFRLIPLLETLTPEEVNERMREHINWDRFAISIVR; encoded by the coding sequence ATGCAGCAAATTGAACATCCCCAATTGAAAGAGACGCTCTATCATGAACAACTGCCCAACGGTCTGGAAGTGTATCTCTTGCCGAAGCCGGGCTTTTTCAAAACGTATGCCACTTTTACCACCCGATACGGGTCGATCGACAATCATTTCCAACCTCCGGGAGAAGAGGAGATCCGTGTTCCGGACGGGATCGCCCACTTTTTGGAGCACAAGATGTTCGAAGAAGAGGACGGAGACGTCTTTACCCGGTTTTCCAAACAGGGAGCCTCGGCCAATGCGTTTACCAGTTTTGACCGGACGGCGTATCTGTTTTCGGCCACCGATCAGATCAAGGAGAATTTGATGACGCTGATCGATTTTGTGCAACGGCCGTATTTCACCGATCAGAATGTGGAGAAGGAAAAAGGGATCATCGCACAGGAAATCCGCATGTACGACGATAATCCCGAATGGCGATCGTACTTCGGTCTGATCGAGGCGATGTACCAACGTCATCCGGTGCGGATCGACATCGCGGGAACGGTGGAGTCGATCGCCAAAATCGACAAAGAGACATTGTACAAGTGTTACGAGACGTTTTACCATCCCAGCAACATGGTGCTGTTTGTGGTCGGTTCGATCGAACCCGACACCACCATGCAGTGGATTCGGGAGAATCAAGCCGCCAAACCGTTCGACAAGCAAGCCGAAATCAAGCGTTTCTATCCCGAGGAACCGGAGACGGTGGCTGAAAAGCGCAAGGAGATCCGGTTGACGGTCGGGATTCCCAAATGCCTGTTCGGTTTCAAGGAGAACCGGATCGGGTTGACAGGGGATGATTTCCTCAAACAGGAACTGGCGACCCAATTGGTTCTCGAAGCGCTGTTCGGTCCCGGTTCCGATCTCTATCAATCGCTGTATGACGATGGCTTGATCGACGACAATTTTGGATTCGACTATACGTTGGAGCAAGGTTACGGCTTCTCCATTGTCGGCGGAGATACACCGGATCCGGACAAATTGACGCAACGGGTGGAGAACGAGTTGCCCCCACGCGTGCAAACCGGTATTCAACCGGATGCATTTGAACGAATCCGCAAGAAAAAAATCGGCCAATATCTCCGCTATCTCAACTCGCCGGAGTGGATCGCCAACCAGTTTACCCGGTATCGTTTTAACGGTGCGGATTTGTTCCGCCTCATTCCGCTGCTGGAAACGTTGACGCCGGAAGAAGTGAATGAACGGATGCGTGAGCATATCAACTGGGACCGTTTTGCGATCTCGATCGTTCGTTAA
- the ymfI gene encoding elongation factor P 5-aminopentanone reductase, which yields MHETPLKDRVAIVTGASRGIGAAIAERLAQEGAFVAVGYRVEETKAEEVVERCRRHGVYAYAYRADVRSRSDVEEMVRRVKRELGPPLILVHNAGVAGIGLIQDVTDDQYATVFDTHIKGAIHLIQACLPDMLSRHFGRIVLLSSIWGESGGAGEALYSAAKGAVNGMARALAKELGPSGITVNAVAPGAIETDMLRAQLAEEERSALVGEIPVGRLGQPADVAALTAFLCREEAGYLTGQVLHVNGGWYP from the coding sequence ATGCACGAAACGCCGTTGAAAGATCGGGTGGCCATCGTGACGGGAGCCAGTCGGGGGATCGGAGCAGCCATCGCCGAGCGTTTGGCTCAAGAAGGTGCATTCGTGGCGGTCGGTTATCGGGTCGAGGAAACCAAAGCGGAGGAAGTCGTGGAACGGTGCCGGCGTCATGGTGTTTACGCATATGCGTACCGGGCTGATGTGCGCTCCCGATCCGACGTGGAGGAGATGGTGAGACGGGTCAAGCGCGAATTGGGTCCGCCGCTGATTTTGGTACACAATGCAGGGGTGGCCGGAATCGGTTTGATTCAGGATGTGACGGACGATCAATACGCCACCGTGTTTGATACGCATATCAAGGGAGCGATTCATCTCATCCAGGCTTGTCTGCCCGACATGTTGTCCCGCCATTTCGGACGAATCGTGTTGCTTTCCTCGATTTGGGGGGAGTCTGGCGGTGCGGGGGAAGCCTTGTACTCGGCCGCCAAGGGTGCGGTCAACGGGATGGCTCGCGCATTGGCCAAAGAATTGGGACCTTCCGGAATCACGGTCAATGCAGTGGCTCCCGGCGCCATTGAGACGGATATGCTCCGGGCGCAACTGGCGGAGGAGGAACGTTCGGCCCTGGTTGGAGAAATTCCGGTGGGGCGTTTGGGACAACCGGCCGACGTTGCCGCCTTGACAGCTTTTCTTTGCAGAGAGGAAGCCGGTTATCTCACCGGACAAGTTCTGCATGTCAACGGGGGATGGTACCCGTAA
- a CDS encoding DUF3243 domain-containing protein, with the protein MSILSDFQEWKNFLSQRVNQAESMGMNQETINELAYQIGDYLAQGVDPENQQERLLKDLWSVADEEEQRTLAGLMVKMVNDGEK; encoded by the coding sequence GTGTCCATTTTGAGTGATTTTCAGGAATGGAAAAATTTCCTTTCCCAACGCGTGAATCAAGCAGAAAGCATGGGTATGAACCAAGAAACGATCAATGAGTTGGCTTACCAGATCGGCGATTATCTGGCTCAGGGGGTTGATCCCGAAAACCAACAGGAGAGATTGCTCAAGGATTTGTGGAGTGTGGCCGACGAAGAGGAACAGCGCACCCTTGCCGGATTAATGGTAAAAATGGTGAATGATGGCGAAAAATAA
- a CDS encoding DUF3388 domain-containing protein: MSDHDWYLEYQIHKNRPGLLGDIASLLGMLSINILTINGVENQRRGMLLRTADREKIHALKHILTKVDNITITALRPPTLMDRMAVRHGRYLDRCLEDKRTFRFTRDELGLLVDFMAELFKKEGHQLIGVRGMPRVGKTESIVASSVCANKRWIFVSSTLLRQTVRNQLAHDEMTSQNVYIIDGIVSTMRSTERHAMLVREIIRMPATKVIEHPDIFVRETEYTLDDFDYIIELRNHPEEVIDYKVLETDYSSF; encoded by the coding sequence ATGAGTGACCACGACTGGTATCTCGAGTATCAAATACATAAAAACAGACCAGGGTTGCTGGGAGACATCGCTTCGTTGCTGGGGATGCTTTCCATTAACATCTTGACAATTAATGGTGTTGAAAACCAGCGCAGAGGGATGTTGCTCCGGACAGCAGACAGGGAAAAGATTCACGCTCTCAAACATATTCTGACCAAAGTGGACAACATCACGATAACGGCGCTTCGCCCTCCCACCCTGATGGATCGGATGGCGGTTCGTCACGGCCGCTACCTGGACCGTTGCCTGGAGGACAAGCGTACGTTTCGCTTCACACGCGACGAGCTGGGGTTGTTGGTGGATTTCATGGCTGAACTCTTCAAAAAGGAAGGTCATCAGCTCATCGGGGTTCGTGGCATGCCACGAGTAGGGAAAACGGAATCCATTGTCGCCTCCAGTGTGTGTGCCAACAAGCGCTGGATTTTTGTCTCCTCCACTTTGTTGAGGCAAACTGTCCGCAATCAGCTGGCCCACGACGAGATGACTTCCCAGAACGTGTACATCATCGACGGCATCGTTTCCACCATGCGTTCCACCGAGCGACATGCAATGTTGGTACGCGAAATCATCCGGATGCCGGCAACCAAAGTGATTGAACATCCGGATATTTTCGTGCGCGAAACGGAATACACACTGGATGATTTTGACTACATCATCGAGCTGCGCAATCACCCTGAAGAAGTCATCGACTATAAGGTGTTGGAGACGGACTACAGCAGCTTCTGA
- a CDS encoding helix-turn-helix domain-containing protein, with amino-acid sequence MSGIGLHFRQAREAMGLSLQEVQQRTKIHAEYLRALEDERFDQLPSPIYVRAFIRTYANSLGLDAQMMLSMYEQAVNGGITAPTENTARRGRIGARSVSQQTGRFRRPRTDQLGNTQRIRLGNTGPMRGMSPNSGLQQTGRYQQVTGPQQTINADLQSTGRVPRVSQNTSRLNTANLPVLPPNSETTGAAQPEAGSIVPSRRGTNANHVSKKGGAPKWVVRVAAVGAILLISAATLTFVLSDDNEQASDNNNSSFSKLIDQGNGTVNANQAVQPTLTRVQTDTSDENYEGDVYELKGADKIDIEIKASQGETQLIYGNEVGQREAVVSMRTGDIQPIQKDKFVWFRLSIPSNAEIKVNGVEIDTTAQNLAKSYQIVLKK; translated from the coding sequence ATGTCGGGTATCGGCTTGCATTTTCGGCAGGCACGAGAGGCGATGGGTCTGAGTTTGCAAGAGGTGCAACAGAGAACCAAAATTCATGCCGAGTATTTGCGGGCGTTGGAGGATGAGCGGTTTGATCAGTTGCCGAGTCCCATCTACGTCCGGGCGTTCATCCGTACCTATGCCAACAGTCTCGGTTTGGACGCCCAAATGATGTTGAGCATGTACGAACAGGCAGTGAATGGAGGTATCACCGCCCCGACGGAAAATACTGCACGGCGGGGACGGATCGGCGCACGTTCGGTCAGCCAACAGACGGGGCGTTTCCGTCGTCCGCGTACCGATCAGTTGGGGAACACCCAGCGAATCCGACTGGGCAATACAGGTCCGATGAGGGGGATGTCCCCAAACAGCGGATTGCAGCAAACGGGACGGTATCAGCAAGTGACAGGTCCGCAACAAACCATCAACGCGGATTTGCAGTCCACCGGCCGCGTTCCGCGCGTTTCGCAAAATACCAGTCGGCTGAACACCGCCAATCTCCCCGTATTGCCGCCAAATTCGGAAACAACTGGTGCCGCTCAACCCGAGGCGGGCAGCATCGTCCCCTCGCGCCGGGGAACCAATGCCAACCACGTTTCAAAAAAGGGAGGCGCGCCGAAATGGGTGGTCCGCGTTGCGGCAGTCGGAGCAATTCTGTTGATTTCTGCCGCGACATTGACTTTCGTTTTGAGCGACGACAACGAGCAGGCTTCGGACAATAACAACTCTTCCTTCAGCAAACTGATTGACCAAGGCAATGGTACGGTCAATGCCAACCAGGCCGTTCAGCCGACACTGACCCGGGTGCAGACTGACACCAGCGATGAAAACTACGAAGGGGATGTGTACGAACTGAAAGGCGCAGACAAAATTGATATAGAAATCAAAGCATCCCAAGGTGAAACGCAGCTGATTTACGGCAACGAAGTGGGTCAGCGCGAAGCGGTTGTTTCCATGAGGACAGGAGACATCCAGCCCATCCAGAAAGACAAGTTCGTATGGTTCCGACTGTCCATTCCTTCTAATGCCGAAATCAAAGTAAACGGCGTCGAAATTGACACGACTGCGCAAAACCTGGCCAAAAGTTACCAGATCGTATTGAAAAAATAG
- a CDS encoding helix-turn-helix domain-containing protein has protein sequence MSAEAGRRLKRARESRGLTLEDVARMTGIDPQYLQAIESGQLGELPSPYVRSYLRSYAQCVGEDPQALLRLYTTGKTTAGNLSANVRTSIQDARAGSMRREGRYSSRRRTSSTETAASSEEALLQRDRSWNTGKHRSLSRAEQPDSHRRSGAYIRTRSAGRELESSLSRQQREEEAAIVERTDGQASAPRIEVPADWPDPAELGIRSEEPDTGANEAKPVPAVQPEEAESTGSRLSRRSKKQSASHRSSFSKWYTRFLIAGAVLFVIAAIALGITIYMDNNSVPVKPKSSASASEEGTSTSKQKPILNPTVTSAVDPDHYELVNAKEIQLNIVAVGDATVTIRNQEIGTPIKQWQLKSGDQQSFSYSNDLWITVDIPRNVKITVFGQPVNTDYSNEKKIEIKLIK, from the coding sequence ATGTCGGCCGAAGCAGGTCGCCGGCTCAAGCGAGCTAGGGAATCCAGAGGGTTGACTTTGGAAGATGTCGCGAGAATGACGGGCATCGATCCGCAATATTTACAGGCGATCGAATCGGGGCAGTTGGGGGAATTGCCGAGTCCATACGTCCGTTCTTATTTGCGTTCATATGCCCAATGTGTTGGGGAGGATCCTCAGGCACTCCTTCGTTTGTACACGACCGGCAAAACAACTGCAGGGAATCTCTCCGCCAACGTACGCACCAGTATCCAAGATGCCCGCGCAGGCAGTATGAGAAGGGAAGGGCGCTACTCCTCGCGACGTCGCACCAGCAGCACGGAGACGGCAGCCTCATCAGAAGAAGCGTTGCTTCAGCGGGACAGAAGTTGGAACACCGGGAAGCACCGATCCCTGTCACGGGCAGAACAACCGGACTCTCACAGACGATCAGGAGCATATATCAGAACCCGATCGGCAGGCCGTGAACTGGAATCCTCCCTTTCCCGTCAGCAGCGGGAAGAGGAAGCCGCTATTGTGGAGCGGACGGATGGACAAGCTTCCGCACCGCGAATCGAGGTTCCTGCTGACTGGCCTGATCCGGCCGAGTTGGGAATCCGGTCCGAAGAGCCGGATACGGGAGCGAATGAAGCAAAGCCGGTGCCCGCAGTGCAACCAGAAGAAGCGGAGTCGACCGGTTCCCGATTGTCGCGTAGATCCAAAAAACAATCTGCATCTCATCGTTCTTCTTTCAGCAAGTGGTATACCCGGTTTTTGATCGCGGGGGCTGTATTGTTCGTAATCGCCGCGATTGCGCTTGGCATCACGATCTATATGGACAACAACTCCGTGCCGGTGAAACCAAAATCATCCGCAAGCGCCAGTGAGGAAGGAACGTCGACATCGAAGCAGAAACCGATACTCAACCCCACGGTTACCAGTGCGGTTGACCCTGATCATTACGAGTTGGTCAATGCAAAGGAGATTCAACTCAACATTGTTGCCGTCGGTGATGCGACAGTCACCATCCGCAATCAGGAAATCGGGACTCCTATCAAACAGTGGCAATTGAAAAGCGGGGATCAACAATCTTTCTCTTATTCGAATGATCTGTGGATCACAGTGGACATTCCGCGCAACGTAAAAATCACGGTTTTTGGACAGCCGGTCAATACCGATTATTCCAATGAGAAAAAGATTGAGATAAAATTGATAAAGTAG